Genomic DNA from Thermobifida alba:
TTCGTCCCGCTCCCGGGGAAGGGACACCGCGGGGGCGCCCACCGGGCCGCCCCGGCGTGCGCCCCCGCGGCGGGAACGTCAGAGCGTCGGCAGGTAGCGCTGCAGTTCGTAGGGGGTCACCTGGCGGCGGTAGGACTCCCACTCCGCCTTCTTGTTGCGCAGGAAGAAGTCGAACACGTGCTCGCCCAGCGCCTCGGCGACCAGTTCGCTGCTCTCCATCGCCCGCAGCGCCTCGTCCAGGCTCTGCGGCAGCGGGGTGATGCCCAGCGCCCTGCGCTCGGCGTCGGTGAGCGCCCACACGTCGTCGGAGGCGCCCGGGGGCAGCTCGTAGCCCTCCTCGATACCCTTCAGCCCCGCGGCCAGGACCACCGCGAAGGCGAGGTAGGGGTTGCACGCCGAGTCCAGCGAGCGGAACTCGATCCGGGTGGAGTTGCCCTTGCTCGGCTTGTACATCGGCACCCGCACCAGCGCGGAGCGGTTGTTGTGCCCCCAGCAGACGTACGCGGGCGCCTCGCCGCCCGCCCCCGCCGAGGCAGCGGCGTTGCCCCACAGCCGCTTGTAGGAGTTGACGAACTGGTTGCACACCGCCGTGATCTCGGCGGCGTGCCGCAGCAGCCCGGCGATGAACCCGCGGCCGATCTTGGACAGCTGGTACTCGGCGCCGGGCTCGTAGAAGGCGTTGCGGTCCCCCTCGAACAGCGACATGTGGGTGTGCATGCCGGAACCGGGGAACTCGGTGAACGGCTTGGGCATGAAGGTGGCGTAGATGCCCTGCTCCAGGGCCACCTCCTTCATCACCAGCCGGAAGGTCATGATGTTGTCGGCGGTGGTCAGCGCGTCGGCGTAGCGCAGGTCGATCTCCTGCTGGCCGGGCCCGCCCTCGTGGTGGCTGAACTCCACCGAGATGCCCATGTCCTCCAGCATCATGATGGCGCTGCGGCGGAAGTCGTGCGCGCTGTTGTGCGGCGTGTGGTCGAAGTAGCCGCCGTCGTCGTTGGGCTCGGGGAGCTCGCCGAACCCCGGCTTCTTCTTCAGCAGGTAGAACTCGATCTCGGGGTGC
This window encodes:
- a CDS encoding glutamine synthetase family protein, whose product is MNRQQEFVLRTLEERDIRFVRLWFTDVLGYLKSVAVAPAELEAAFVEGIGFDGSAIEGFARVYESDMLALPDPTTFQVLPWRNEPHGTARMYCDILMPDGSPSYADPRNVLKRQLSKASDLGFTFYTHPEIEFYLLKKKPGFGELPEPNDDGGYFDHTPHNSAHDFRRSAIMMLEDMGISVEFSHHEGGPGQQEIDLRYADALTTADNIMTFRLVMKEVALEQGIYATFMPKPFTEFPGSGMHTHMSLFEGDRNAFYEPGAEYQLSKIGRGFIAGLLRHAAEITAVCNQFVNSYKRLWGNAAASAGAGGEAPAYVCWGHNNRSALVRVPMYKPSKGNSTRIEFRSLDSACNPYLAFAVVLAAGLKGIEEGYELPPGASDDVWALTDAERRALGITPLPQSLDEALRAMESSELVAEALGEHVFDFFLRNKKAEWESYRRQVTPYELQRYLPTL